TGTAAGCATAACATCGCACTTGCTGAATATATCGGCATATTCGTTTCTTATTTGCGTTCTTATACGCGTTGCGTTTTTATAATATGCGTCATAGTAACCCGAACATAGTGCGTAGTTGCCAAGCATAATTCTTCTTTTAACCTCTTGACCGAATCCTTCACGGCGTGAATTTTTAATAAGGTCGTTAAAGTCTTCGCCAAGACCGCTTCTAAGACCGTATTTGATACCGTCAAAACGTGAAAGGTTGCTTGCCGCCTCGGCTGATGAAATTAGGTAGTAAGCCGAAACCGCATATTCAAGACTCGGAAGTGAAACGTCAACTATTTCACAGCCAAGTTTTTTGTAATATTCAACGGCATTTAAAACAGCCGTTTTAACTTCGTCATTTAGACCGTCACCGAAAAATTCTTTCGGTACACCGATTTTTAATTTGCTTACATCACTTCCGATAAGTGAATTATAGTTGCCCTCTGATTTTTTGCTTGATGTGGCGTCATTTTCATCATAGCCGTAAATGCCCTCAAGCATATAGCCTGTGTCTTCGGCAGACTTTGCGATAACGCCGATTTGGTCAAGTGAAGATGCGAATGCGATAAGTCCCCATCTTGAAACAGTGCCGTATGTCGGTTTAAGACCTGTAACACCGCAGAATGAAGCAGGCTGACGAACAGAACCGCCTGTATCCGAACCGAGTGCAGCGGCACAAAGGTCGGCACTTACGCTTGCTGCGGCACCGCCGGAAGAACCGCCTGTAACACGAGTTAAGTCGTAAGGGTTTTTAACACCGCCGAAATATGATGTTTGAGATGAACCGCCCATTGCAAATTCGTCCATATTTGTTTTGCCGAGCATAACGATGTTGTCTTTCTTTAATTTTTCCATTACCGTTGCGTTATACGGAGGAATGAAGTCATCAAGCATATGTGATGCACAGGTTGTCTTGACACCGAGTGTACATATGTTATCTTTAACCGAAATAGGCAATCCCGTAAATGCACCGCTGTTGCCACTGTCGATAACTTCCTGTGCTTTCTTTGCGTCCGCAAGTGCGTTTTCTTTGCACACTGTTATATAACTGTTTATTTCTTTATCTGAATTTTCTATTCTGTCAAGATATTGCTCGGTAAGTTCAACCGCACTGATCTCCTTACTGTCAAGCATTTCTCTCAGTTTTTTTAAAGCCACGTTAATCAAATCCTTTCTCTTGACTGTTAAACTACTTTAGGAACTACGAAACTGTTATTTTTAACATTCTTCGCATTCTTAACAATTTCTTCGGTAGGGTACGAATTTCGATGTTCGTCCGCCCTTAAATCTTTATAGTCAACCGCATCAAGTGCATAGGCAGGCTTTGATGTATCAAATTCACATACTTTATCCATGATAGCTATGATATTTGTCATATCAGCCGTCATTTGTTCAAGCTCTTCATCTGTAAATTCAAGCTTTGAAAGCTCTGCAAGGTGCTTTGTCAAATCTGAGTTAAACATATCAATTCTCCGTTCTTTAAATATTTTGTTTTTGTATAATGTTTTTATTATACAAAAAAAGACGTAATATAACAGAGCTTTCGCTCTGTTATACAACGTCTTTGCTGTAAGACTAATATTATAATACCATAATTTAAAAATGTTTGCAAGGGGTAAAATGAAAAAATATTAAGTTTTATATTATTTTCATTTATGCAATTTGCATTATGGCTCGTGCGGCATATATGTACTTGTATTAAGTGTATCGGTTGAGATAAGCTCACCGTTGACATATACATATCTTGTTGAATGAACAACGGTATTTTTGCCGGAAGTTGAAGAAGTGTTTGAAATTTTAACTTCTCTGTGAGGTTCCCAATCAGTACCGATAATGCTTACAGTGATTGTCGCACCGCTTGTGTAAGCCGAAACTTTAATCGGATAGTCGGTGTTGTTTTTAAATTTGAAATCAACTCCGCCGTCCGAAACGGTTGCGTCCTGACCGAGCGGAATATAACCTACGGTCATCATATGGTTAAGACGTTCAACAATTGAAAGGTCGGCATACAATACCGCCGAATAAAGAGTACTGCTGACTTGACAAGTACCGCCGCCGATACCGTCAACGCTCTTGCCGTCAACGTATTCTTTTGCGGTAGAGAAACCGTTTTCGATTGTGCGGTGACCGACTGTGTCGTTGAATGAGAATACATCACCCGGTGCAATTACTTTGCCGTTTATAAGGCTTGCCGCTCTTGCAACGTTGGCACATCTGTTTGCGGTCGAACTGCCGTATGATGTTGAATAACTG
Above is a window of Hominilimicola fabiformis DNA encoding:
- the gatA gene encoding Asp-tRNA(Asn)/Glu-tRNA(Gln) amidotransferase subunit GatA translates to MLDSKEISAVELTEQYLDRIENSDKEINSYITVCKENALADAKKAQEVIDSGNSGAFTGLPISVKDNICTLGVKTTCASHMLDDFIPPYNATVMEKLKKDNIVMLGKTNMDEFAMGGSSQTSYFGGVKNPYDLTRVTGGSSGGAAASVSADLCAAALGSDTGGSVRQPASFCGVTGLKPTYGTVSRWGLIAFASSLDQIGVIAKSAEDTGYMLEGIYGYDENDATSSKKSEGNYNSLIGSDVSKLKIGVPKEFFGDGLNDEVKTAVLNAVEYYKKLGCEIVDVSLPSLEYAVSAYYLISSAEAASNLSRFDGIKYGLRSGLGEDFNDLIKNSRREGFGQEVKRRIMLGNYALCSGYYDAYYKNATRIRTQIRNEYADIFSKCDVMLTPTAPTTAYKIGEQENDPVKMYLADIYTVTVNIAGLPAISTTCGYDSKGLPIGMSLIGKAFDEKTIIAVCDRFEKDFERKEIVL
- the gatC gene encoding Asp-tRNA(Asn)/Glu-tRNA(Gln) amidotransferase subunit GatC yields the protein MFNSDLTKHLAELSKLEFTDEELEQMTADMTNIIAIMDKVCEFDTSKPAYALDAVDYKDLRADEHRNSYPTEEIVKNAKNVKNNSFVVPKVV